Genomic segment of Thunnus thynnus chromosome 21, fThuThy2.1, whole genome shotgun sequence:
TTTTGGCCACACCAGATGAGGTCATTGAACATGTAGCCAACCAGTGTGTCCTCCAGTGTCCAGAAGTCAGGTACAACAGCTGCGTAGCTGTGCATCAGTGTCCTTGTTTTACTCCAGAAGAGGAACTAGACAGAAGAGAAGGACAGGAAGGGAAATATAAAGCAGCTTAACTCAAAGATTTTCCTATTATAATGATGTATAAGTTATGAACATATATGACATTTTGGAGCTAAAATCCCAGTCTTGCTCACCCTATCACAAACCCAGGTTTGTGGTATTACATGAAACATCTGATGATAATCCTCCACTGTTACATTACAAGAAGACTGATGGACAACCGCCTCCTCAAACTGTCTCCAGATCTCCTCACAGTCATACCTACACATAAAAATAGGATacacttaaaaatgtaatttttctaaatgtttttgaTGTATTGTCATTAGGTGTAAAGTCACCTGTAAATTTCAGGGCTTAAACAAGTCTGAAATCCCTGAAAGGTAACCAAATTTATGAAAAGTTTTAGTTAGTACCACAGCCCTGAGACTGCGCTTATTGGGTTAACAAATGATCTTTTAAGCACTATGGACAAAGGTAAATCCTCCATCCTCATATTGTTGGATGAGCACATGTTGTTTGAGCACAGTATACTAAGTAATAGACTTCAGCACTGGAATGGCAGATCTGGAACAGCCTTGAAATGGTTTCCTATTTATCAAACAGATGTTGGTGACGGTACTTAAATCTTGGAGTGTGCCAATGGTCCATCCTTGGACCATCACTGTTCTCACTATAAGCGCTCCCACTTGCTTACATCATTCGCAGGCATCACATCCCATTCCACTtttatgcagacgacacacagaTGTATATACCGGTGAAGCCTGACAATCCCACTAGCATTTCTACCTTAAGAAACTGTTTGGCAGATATAAAAGCTAGGATGTCTACAAACTTTCTTcagctgacaaaacagaaattctTATCATTGGTCCTAACCATCTGCATCCACAAAACCAGCCATCACTGGTTTTAATATCTCAAACAAGACATAACATGTTTATTGTGATTTCAGTCAAAAGCTCTGAACGctccgtttgcaaagttacctctacttccccattgAACTGATGCCAGATcatgcatgctcacacacatcCCTTCTGTAACCTTTGTTGCTAGTGTTgttctttgtgttgtttttgcattCTTCACTAtcatatttcggatcggattcAAGCTTGAACatttacagatgtatttgagaagtttatatttcgaGTAAAGGACGGGAAACAGAGGCTGAATTGAGAGGCTGCATacagagccagtataagataaatatggagTTTTTCGAACTtaaaatcatgcaaagatattccagtagagccgcAGAATGAAAATACAGACCTGGACATGTGCATAATATGCCCCCTTTAAGCCTTCTGTCAAAAACCTTGGTGTGATATTCAACTCCACTTCAACTTTGAAATACATATCAGTAAAATTATCCAGTCTTCCTTCTACCATCTCAGGGACATTGCCAGAATTCATTCAATTTTGAGTTTTAAAGATACTGAATCCATTTTCCTCCTGATTAGATTACTGCAATCGCCACTTAACTGGCATGAAATCAGAATTCAATTCACAGACAACAAATTGTGCAAAATGCAGCAGCCAGACGTCTAACACAGACCAGGAAAAGAGACCATATACTCATTTTTCATTGTCCTTACACTGGCTGTCAGTTGCTTttagaattgactttaaaatccttctcaTTACAAGTTACTCTCCCCTTGTCAACCTACACGCAGTTTGAGGTCCTCAGGCAAAAGCCTCCTGGCTGTGCCTAATGCAAGGTCGAGAACTAAAGGAGACAGAGCCTTTTCTGTCAAGGCACCACTATTACGCAATGACCCGTTCGAGAATCTCAGACTTTcagtatctttttttaaatcgcTTCTGAAAACTCACTTTTAATGTAAGGCTTTCTCATAGTCTTTAGTGATTGATTTCTTTACATTTGTTCTTAATggtatatctatctatctatctatctatctatgtatacagtactgtgcacaagttttaggcactaaaagtaaagtaagaatgcttacaaaaatagtgctataaattgttttaatttataaattaacttcttacaaagttgaataaacaacagaaacctaaatgaaatcaatatttgctaaGAGCACGCTTTGCtttgaaaacagcagcagttctcctcggttcactttAACTCAGTTTTTCAtagtaacttgcaggtaggttgttgtaaccaccctggagaaaaaaatgttcttctgtggatttattatttaggccatctcaggtgcttcttcatgtaatcccagattgactccatgatgttgagatcagggctctgtgggggccaaacagtaccatctgttgcaggactcatcattcttcttgttgctgaaaatagttctttatgactctagctgtatgcttggggtaATTGTCatatcatgaataaatttgggaccaatcagacacctccctgatggtattgcataatggataagaatctaaatgTCTGGGGTGcttaaaacttttgcacagtactgtatatatgtgggaatgtgtgtgtatttggcaTTTTATTTATCCTTTTATGTCGGCCTTGTAAAGGTTTTGATaaatgctatataaataaattttattattattaagtgaTAAGATGTTCTCCACTAAATTCAATGccatttcaaaatgtaaacacCGGGATAATAGTTAGTAGTGCATCAAATTACTGGAATTTAATCCATAAAGGCCTCAcataattgtttatttttctaaaatcatCATACATGGATAACCTTGACAGCAATTCTTCTTTGTAGAGTTTGTGATAcacaacaaaagtgaaaactgtGCTGCAATTacacataaaatgaaatataagctcttttcaaaagaaaactaagaaaacatgactgaacttatcaataataaattaagTCATGCAAACAAAAACTAGAATTTCCCATGACACgaaatgtctttttatagaAAGCAGATCAATTCATGCCCTCGTCCCACAGTAACCATGTCTGTATCAGTTTCTTTTTCTATCTACCGAagctaaacacattaaaaaagaagaGTTGCCCCTTATGTGGGCTTCACTGGCCCACATAAGGGGCTgaatactgtatactgtatatgctgtatTACATGAAGCCAAAATTCCCCTGCTTTAGGCTTTGGGATAAAATCAAATCTTGCAGCTCTACTCATTGGTGTTACGGTCAAAATTGAGTTGTGCAATCATCAAATATGTAAATTGAGTCCCATTCTAGTCCAAATCATGTGACTAGAATGCACACATCtgatgtttgctaaaaaaagaaagaaacatgataGATTGGATATGTTATAAATCATTGTACAGTGCATTACCTTAAAGTGGGGTTAACTAGAGTCATGTAACTGTAACACCTTCCAACcacaatgtgttttatgttgggGGTTGTCCCGAGCTGGGCTCTCAGTTGACTGGGGCAGAGCAGAAGCATAATAAACCCTTTGAAACGGACACAAAGATAGAAGAAAGAACACATTATCTATCACATTTGGGAGGGGCACATCAAAAGATAAAAAGgacagaaggaagaaaagaaatgaaaacataagaaagaaagaaaaaatgtgctTATGTCAGGAGGAATTACTTACATATTGTCACGCTGACCATTACAAAGGACACAGATGTTTTAGGGTTGGTCATGATGGTGATATGGGGACCCCGGACCACCTCATTGCTCCTAAGaaaacatgtgtgtttgtgtatgctttcatacagcaaaacaaaacattctgtATCGGTTTTAGCTGCGACTCCAGGCCAGTTTGTTTACTGCAATGTGATAGACTGAAGTCAAATTATCATGTTGCATGTTCATAACTTTCtcccacatttgttttttttgtttttttccagagctgTCAACTCTggcagcttttcaaatgttcaAATACACTGCAGGAGATTGAACTGATGATGATGGCTGAACTTTAGACAACGATTCCAAGCATTTTAGGGAGTTGGTACTCAAAGATATGCATCACTTTAACATATTTACCAATGACAGATTACAGTAGTGCATGCAATGATTAAATATCACATGCTGTAACACATGCCCAACTTTGTAATTCAGTGAGAAAACATATGCTCACCATTTTCCAGACTGAAGACAAAACTGCAAGAAATGGCTCCATGGTTGTGACATTCGATGCTTAGTTCAGGTCAAAATTCTCCCCAAATTGAGTCCTGTtgtggtgtgatgtgatgtgtgtccTCCTCTCAGGGCTAATGCTTGACATGCCTGATAGGCTGGTCTTCATAGGTCGATGAGATGGTTTTTTCCAAACCCCTTTTTGCAGAGAGTAGATCCACATGACTCCCATTATGGTGCCATTAAGAATCTTCCAACACAGAGTGTGCGCTGTTCTCTGGGAAGTGGAACCATGGGCTGGAGGAGAAAATATTGCTGTTTGTGTAACTGGACACACTGTATTATGACATGAACTCTGTTAATAGGGTATAAATGAACCTGAAGTACTgtaataaagatttttttgtctctttgttccGTTTATTGGCAGTGAAGTGTGATTGACATTTAAGGGTGTAAACATCTTATCATTTCCTGTCACTATAAAACAGTTTAGCATATTGATTTCTTATACTACCAGCATAAAAACAGTATATTGTATACAATTAGAATGTAGTATGAAAATGTCTGCATTCTTTCATATTATCTTCCCCTTTTTAAAGGTGAAGTAGGACCAACTGCTACTTCTTACAGGTTCGTGCAATAATGTGACAGTTCTGCTACGGTAAGCACATTTCCCACTCTATATAACATCTATGCAGGATTGGACTACAGGACCCTCCCAAACTTGCCCTACAAACTGTTTTACACTTCAAGTCCAACAGGCTTATTCTGAACTGCCTTTAGACACATGGAATTATCTTCAACAAATCCTCAAGACACTCTTGCTAACCCTGGACAATTCAAGACTATGATCTCAAACCACTTCACTTCAGTGTGTGATTGTTTTCACCGAGTATTGTCCTCTTTTGATCTATTTAactctgtgtattttctttttaactatGTATCTCTATATCATCGCAAATGAGAGAAACCTCAATGATTTTGAGGCTTAAATAAAGGTCTGAACGTATCAATgaactttgatttttttgaaattttattgCAAATAATTCTATACCtttactttttccaccacttgACATGCCACATAATACAAATCTATCCATTCATTTATATGTGAGGTGATATGCAACCTCACTCTATTGCCAGCTGCTATGACGTATTgtgtaaaacattcattttgtgtGAAATGCTCAGTGGTAGAAAGTTTTACTGGAAAAACATACAAgagcacatgaaaaaaaacattgttagaATTCATTCAAGTGTGACAGACATGTACGTTTTTAAGTAATTTGCATCTCTTATATCTGTATGGATGTTGGGTTGGGGTGTTATTGTGCTGATTGGTAATACCAAATGTCAATAATAGGGTGTTTAAATACCTTCTTTTAACTTATCACGTTCATTTATCTTTTGGTTCCCTCCATGAAACTGAAGCAGAGCACACAATATCCCCTGTTTCCTAActcattttcttcctttgtGTCAGACAGCTGAATGAATTTTGTGTAAACTTGGGGGGAGTTATGTATCTACTTTGTACATAATAAAAATTACAGTGACCGGCCTAAGGGAGAAGCTGTCTGGTGATTCATTGGCCCACATGCCCCATACAGTACGATAAcccataaacacaaaacacaaaaactgagGAAATGACACATTTCATCACTAACGTCTggtgttttaaaaatataaacgGTTTGCCAAAAGGGGCAGGACTGTTGGCAACAAGACATATGTGTAAGTGGTGGCTGTGAGGGGGGCACATcctgcattttaaaaatgtattatcttgCTGAATAATAACCGATTTAACGACAAAATCCTATCTTGGGCTTGCACAGCATTTAACACTggtttttaaatatgtaataattaatagaaGATGGTACAGAGTCCAAGAGCCAAGAGAGACTCTCAGCCatcaaatgtacaaaaaaaatgactctCATAATACTTTGTGGTGATTGGCTAATTGGGATTCTCATTATATTGTCTGCACATAATGCAAAAACCATTGTTCTATATAGAGGAATTAGATTAAATGTATGCTGAACGGTTGCCAGAACACCTCATTAAGTGCTTACAGCGTATAGATGAGACTGTGCCCTCATGTATTTAAAGCTAATTGCATCCTTAGCAGTTTGAACAAGAGGACAGAGAGTCTCCACAGGGCTGCCCGAGCTTATTGGCAAAAAATTCTCTTAGGTTAAGTAGCTGAACGGAGCCAAAGAGAAATGTTGGACGAAGCCTAAATCTTACTCAGACCTTAAAACAAGAGCTCAAGAAAGCAGATTTGAAGCAGTCTTTTCACACACATTCTTCACCGGTGTATTGACAAACTGAAATATGCAGGCTTTCTTGCAATCATAATAATTCCCCTTTATTGTacaatatgtgtttttcttggaGGTAGAACCAACATCTTTCCATTACAGGAAGTTTGACGTGTGTATTTAACAAAGGGAAAATTGACTTTATCTAAATGCTGCTTCCTTTTGTGCCACATTTAACTATTTCATGTCTGCTAAAGCAAGTCTCAAAAGGTAATTTCCAAATGCACCAATCTAAGTCAACAATAGACAGTACTGtattatacacacatataaagtgGAGTAAATCATTCCATACAAGATCAAGGTTTGCCAGGGGCAAGTCGGGAGGGCTCAGATCAGTAGAGGTCAGGAGGGTGACCAACAAATGGTAACAAGAGATAGGAGGGGACGGCATTTACATACAAGATCAAGGTTTGCCAGGGGCAAGTCGGGAGGGGTCACATCAGCAGGGGTCAGGAGGTGGAAAGGACACAAATTGGCATATGTTTGATCGAAGAGTTGTCTCAGACGTCATTTGATTATCAAGTCTCCAAACCAAATGTGTGCTCTCTATTGATAATTAAGTCTGCTCCCAAAAGGTATTCTTCTTCATATTACAGCAAATAGGGAAAAGTCAAGCATTTAGTATACTCTTACAGCACTAATAACTCTTCGGTCATCAGGTCAAACATGATGAGAAGGatgtgaaaatataaaagcagGTTGGATTACATTAATACAAGAATGTGTTATACCTGATGAAGCTGTCATAAGTCATTTGTATGCAGACACACTCCACTGATTGCTCAAGGGACCACAATTTATTCTCACCGCCCTTTCTCTGACTTAATTTCTCCCGTCATTGAGGATGGTGTTATTTTGCGATGTGTCACTCTCATTTCAAGGGGTTTTTAATTTGTAAGTTTCTACCAGGAGATGTAGAGTGAAATCTGTACTGTAAGTGGGAATTAGTCACTATGAACAGAGTAATCTGTAGGTAGTGTAACATGTGTCGAGCTGAAGTGCCATGAGCATTGCACTGTGCTGCACTGCACTCTATTTATccaacaataatgaaaaaactgaCACCTAAAGTAATCCATAAGCCTTTAATACCGTTGTTTATAGCTACAACAAACAAAGAATTATAACAAGTACCTATCACAAGTTACCCAAGCCCTATGTGATGACTCCTGAAAGTGCTCATGTGACAAAATGATTCAGgaaatgcagaaaaataaaaaaaaaatcctcctatTTGTGAAGCTGTATCTAGCAAATgtcttgtattttacttgacaAAAATGATCAAAGGTACCtgaaaagtgtttatttatttaaattatatgcAAAGGCTtaatacacaaattaaaagtaATCTCATAGCAGAATCTGCTTATAAAGTAATATCAGGTATTTGGGAACATGTTTTGACATTGCATTCTCaactgaacattaaaacaacacaggcTACTTTTTGACTTCCAGGCCTCTGCAGAGGCTgccaacatactgtatctgtaacATATATGATTTTATATGTTACAGAAATGCAGACAACAGTGTTGCTGCTGCCACCTCCTGGACTGAAGTGGTTTcgtatatttattattatctacaaaaacaaatgatcacAGGTTTGATGGTCAAATTCCTGTATGTTAGCCATTTATGACCTTTCAGGTGACCTCATAAAGAGGCTCAGTGAATGTGTTTTGAGCTGTGTGGATGAGAGCCACTGACTCACTGTCTTGTGATCCAGTTATGTTCCCATCCTTGAAGAAGGAGGCACTGTTAAgtcaatatattattttttgttccAGAAAGAGAAGCTAGAGTCAAAACAGGAAACTCCAGCACAGCTGGACTACCTCAGATAATTTCTAAGccacatttatatataaatcatATTCTCTACTTCCTCCTGTAAGCATGCAAATACTGACAATACCAAAATAGTAATGTTTAAGGCtgcaaaatggagaaaaatgttgatcactgtttcacaaagcttttatccggaaccaacagtccacaacccgaAGATATtagtcatagaggactaaagaaaccagaacatattgacatttaagaagctggaaccagataattttatccttttttttatttgtttttttgcaaaatgACTCATAATGATAAGTCATTATGAgtcattatcaaaatagttggtgattaatttaatagttgattaattgacgTTTGAGCTCTGTGGATGAGAACCAGTGAGTCAGAGATGCTGTAAATCGACAGAGTTCCTGCTTTGTGGTCCACAAAGGAGGCAATTTTTAGTCAACAGTGCCCACATCAGATCACTCCTAAGCCACATTGTTATATAAATCATATTCTCTTCCTGTAAACATGTACATACTTACATGAATAGATTAatcctgttttcctgtttgttctgTCTTGCCCATCTGTGTGGAAAATAATTTTGTGTCCACTTTGGAAACAGGCAAAGGTTTAATGTGTGTAGCGCTGCAAGGATTAGTCAAGTAATCGATgtaaaattaatcagcaactatttttgataaagaaaaatcattttagacattttttgaGCACAAATGCCAGAAAAATTGCtagttgcagcttctcagatgtggtGATTTGGTGCTTTTCTGTGTAATAGGAATGAATTATAATGTGCAtttctcattattttctg
This window contains:
- the LOC137173290 gene encoding ADP-ribosyl cyclase/cyclic ADP-ribose hydrolase 1-like; the encoded protein is MSQPWSHFLQFCLQSGKWSNEVVRGPHITIMTNPKTSVSFVMVSVTIWFIMLLLCPSQLRAQLGTTPNIKHIVVGRCYSYMTLVNPTLRYDCEEIWRQFEEAVVHQSSCNVTVEDYHQMFHVIPQTWVCDRFLFWSKTRTLMHSYAAVVPDFWTLEDTLVGYMFNDLIWCGQKKDLGFDFSSCPEWSACRNHPVYSLWRQASQNFAEMACGNVTVLLNGSIDNAFNRKSMFGSVELDCLNPKRVNYVNIKVVTNLEGPFIESCRQGSIVDLIQILQSRGFRWTCTDNDQTLTILQCVQNPKHSSCQTFANSLFHRKITFN